In a single window of the Botrytis cinerea B05.10 chromosome 12, complete sequence genome:
- the Bcmrpl19 gene encoding Bcmrpl19, whose amino-acid sequence MSKARAASDVIVKLIVGAGQASPSPPVGPALGSKGVKSMDFCKEFNARTAHMNAGTPIPARVTVRPDRSFHFELRTPSTSWLLLSAAGVEAKKGKLKGAPDSTTVVGTVSLKHIYEIAKIKQSELRLSGLSLEGLCKSVIAQAKTIGVKVVA is encoded by the exons ATGTCGAAAGCACGCGCAGCTTCAGATGTGATTGTGAAGCTCATAGTCGGAGCAGGACAAGCCAGCCCTAGTCCTCCTGTCGGTCCTGCATTGGGTAGTAAAGGTGTGAAGTCAATGGATTTTTGCAAG GAATTCAACGCGAGAACTGCCCATATGAATGCAGGAACCCCAATTCCTGCGAGAGTTACCGTACGACCAGATCGATCATTTCATTTCGAACTACGCacaccatcaacatcatgGCTACTTCTCAGTGCTGCGGGTGTTGAAGCGAAAAAGGGAAAGCTGAAGGGAGCACCAGATTCGACAACGGTTGTGGGTACTGTCAGTTTGAAGCACATCTACGAGATTgccaaaataaaacaatcgGAATTGCGCCTATCGGGTTTATCTTTGGAGGGGCTTTGCAAATCAGTAATTGCGCAAGCGAAAACCATTGGGGTTAAAGTTGTCGCATGA